The Poecilia reticulata strain Guanapo linkage group LG4, Guppy_female_1.0+MT, whole genome shotgun sequence genomic interval tttttttacttggattATCATTGATCTTAACTTTTGGAGAGGTGTGCCCCATCAACCTTTTTTTGGTTCCATTGCAGCCATTTGTTTCCCCTCAGGTCAGATCTGTAAATCCTCCTGTGGTTGATAAACTTTAGGtaaaatctgttcattttattttgtttgatattaAGGGGAATTGACTGATATCTACAGGGGCAATAATGATCTCTGTTTACTTCAATATTTCGGAAAACATATTCAGATATTCAAGTAAAGCatcagtaatttaaaacatgacaagtCTTATTGTCGGAACCAGAATAATTGTTTCCAACCTTTGTAAGAGATTATATTTTTGTATCGAGTTTTATTACTTATGCAGTTCATCCAGTAAAAAGTTCCAACTCAACTCCAAgcgtctttattatttaaaaaaataaaagtaatgacATAAGCAAGAAACAGTTGGACGAGCACCAATAATGATTTCATCTTGGCGCTTTTGACAAACATTTCATCACATCATGAATATTCCATGTGTTGAGCAATGCAGCAAATACAAACACATGAttccacacaaaaacacacagaggcgGACTagcaacccccccaccccccctcccTGGGTGGGATCGGACTGCAGCAGTGAGCAGGGCGGAGCCTGAGGCCAATCAATAAGAGCTGAGAGGGAAGTTGCATCAGGGCGAAGTCGGCCTGTCGCCCCGCGGTTTCGTCATGagagagggttgctggtgcagACGTCCAGGGAGTCGGCTGTCAATCGCACTCTTCTGAGTCGTATTTAAAGTCCTGCATGATTTCACTCAGAGCCTCTTTGTTCTTTATGATCCTGTCCAACGGCAGACAAAAAGACATTCTTTATAACTACCACATCAGTTACACCAAGTGCGTTTATTTCGCACATCAGTAGACAAGTGAATAAAGACGTCAACAACGCATTAATAAAGCGTCTCGTACTCGTGCTTGAGCTCCTGAATTCTTTCCTGACATCCATCGTCCTCCGGCTGATCCTGGGCCTGCTGCTTGGCCAGCTGCAGCTTGGCAGTCTGTTCGTAGGCAACAGCAGGTAAAAAGTCAGGGATAACAggaatttcataaaaataaaacgtacatgcgagaaaaaaaaaaaaactccaattCATCCCTTCTAGAAAGCAGCTCGAGAAAATTTGAATGTTTGGGAAGTAAAATCCGACACAGAGCGTGAGGCAGGTTTGAAAGAGGAAAGAATCGTTTGAGAAATGGTGTGGAAACAAATaccaaaaactgttttcctgctTATTCTCAAAGCTTCTGAAATAACTTTCTGACATCGGTGCTGAGAACGTAATACCTTAGAAAAACGTCTGATGAAAAGCAAAGCAGTGAGATATGTTTCATACAGAAAGACATAATTTGATGTTTGAGAAGTCTGCCTCCCAGTGGTTAAACAATGACGTTCTATCAAAGAGAACTTTTTCCCCTTTAGATTGAACAAACCAGCTGTGTTAGAAGCCGATTCACTTACAGCAGTAACGTTGGGAGAAATAGGACaaatctgcagctaaatattGTGAGAAATTTGTGAGCAGAGATCTCGAAACATTTACCAAAGTTTTGCAGCTTACAAGACAATTCTACCAAATCATAAAGGAAATACAGAGGATATGCATGTTAACTTCTGACGTACAAGGcggtaataaataaaaaccaatataaaaaagtgaatattttaagtCCATTGATGAAACTGGTGACTTGTTCAGAGTCTTTGACCAGGCACAGACACGAGTATAGACAATGAACGGCTGAATGTTTTGCTCGTTGTGTTCAACAGTGATGTTTACCCACCAGTTCGagtttctgcttctctttgctCTGCAGCTTTTCGATGTGCTCCGAGAGGTCAGCTCGGTCAAAATCTCGATGAAGCTTCGCCTTGATCTCCAGAACTTCCTTAGAAATGCCACTGAAGGCCTGCGTTATCTCGTTGACCAACTGCTTATAGTGCTCAAAGTCGTAATGCGGCCCAGTCCTCAAGTAGGCTTCGTGTCCTCTGAGCAGTTACGGCAgccacaaacaaacattaaataaatattattcaCAATTTTCACAAACTTCATTGGTTATGGAATGTAATAGTCTCAGGAttaattcttgatttttttattttttttttttgctgtgatcacagtaaacagaaatgcagatctgatttaaaataaaatgtcaggaaaaaaagaataattgaCTTATTTTTTCCCAAATCTCCAGTCAATATCTGGACTTTCACATGGGCTTTTACCATTGAATGATTTGATCATTAGGAAACAAGGATTAATAAACAAAGTAACGgtttagtttaaaattaaaaattattttaaaaatctcctTCAAAGACCAGATCATTTCAGCCCATAATCTGATTTCTAAACCCAAATTAGCCTCCTCACAGTCCTTGACTGTGTTAAGATACCTGCAGAAG includes:
- the rex1bd gene encoding required for excision 1-B domain-containing protein, with translation MVPSDCKALIKRFYHLQSERIETYQLFEEGHEAYLRTGPHYDFEHYKQLVNEITQAFSGISKEVLEIKAKLHRDFDRADLSEHIEKLQSKEKQKLELTAKLQLAKQQAQDQPEDDGCQERIQELKHEIIKNKEALSEIMQDFKYDSEECD